The following are from one region of the Colius striatus isolate bColStr4 chromosome Z, bColStr4.1.hap1, whole genome shotgun sequence genome:
- the TMEM175 gene encoding endosomal/lysosomal proton channel TMEM175 isoform X4 produces the protein MEPVLGGGVVELEPVRGRELQLESTQKSHRLLAYSDALLSIIATVMILPVAHTKIHPDQKLGESVQQLLLAKIAVYLMTFLIVTVAWAAHVRLFQVIELIDDVLALLNLACMMIITFLPYTFSLMASFPEVPFGIFLFSVCAIVIGLIQAVIVVYGFYHPHLLNQQIQSYVLLGLVIIFPHLTRFITWCKIKIVGQKDEDEEHLSLETFTFYLSEPLSKERVEAFSDGVYAIVATLLILDICEDNVPDPKEVEEKFHGSLLKALSEYGPNYLAYFGSFVTIGLLWFVHHSLFLYIAKATRLMGLLNILSLAFIGGLPLAYQLTSEFAEKSHNEIEAIQVSCVITFFASIFQFAIWTTALLHEGETLHPFARYGGKEHAFMFAKLALYPCVSLGAFFLTCLLSEFSTTIFHLMQIVIPFTFLALRIFVRIALTVIKSVTSLSRQKVVLLQEEEACLSAGETLS, from the exons ATGGAGCCGGTTCTCGGCGGTGGGGTGGTGGAACTCGAACCGGTGCGCGGCCGGGAGCTGCAGCTAGAGAGCACACAGAAGTCGCACCGGCTGCTGGCCTACAGCGATGCGCTGCTCTCCATCATCGCTACGGTGATG ATTTTGCCAGTGGCTCACACAAAAATACATCCTGATCAG AAACTGGGTGAAAGTGTTCAGCAACTTCTTCTAGCAAAAATTGCAGTCTACTTGATGACCTTCTTAATAGTCACAGTGGCATGGGCAGCACATGTAAG GTTGTTTCAGGTGATAGAGCTCATAGATGATGTCCTCGCTCTTCTAAATCTG gctTGTATGATGATCATAACTTTCTTGCCATACACA ttttcctTAATGGCTTCCTTTCCAGAGGTACCTTTTGGCATTTTCCTGTTCAGTGTCTGTGCTATTGTCATTGGCCTTATACAG GCTGTGATAGTAGTATATGGATTCTATCACCCACATTTACTGAACCAACAGATACAG TCTTATGTGCTTCTTGGGCTCGTAATCATTTTTCCACATCTCACTCGATTCATTACATGGTGTAAAATCAAGATTGTTG GTCAAAAGGATGAAGACGAGGAACACCTTAGCTTAGAAACCTTCACTTTTTACCTCAGTGAGCCTCTGAGTAAGGAACGGGTAGAAGCATTCAGTGATGGAGTCTATGCTATTGTAGCAACCCTGCTCATTTTGGATATATG TGAAGACAATGTCCCTGATCCCAaagaagttgaggagaagttcCATGGCAGCCTTCTTAAAGCTTTAAGTGAATATGGACCAAACTACCTTGCCTACTTTGGCTCATTTGTAACAATTGGTCTCCTGTGGTTTGTCCATCACTCACTTTTCCTTTACATAGCAAAAGCTACACGATTAATGGGACTGCTCAACATACTTTCGTTGGCTTTCATTGGTGGTCTCCCACTAGCTTACCAGCTGACCAGTGAATTTGCAGAGAAGTCTCACAATGAAATAGAAGCCATTCAGGTCAGCTGTGTTATCACTTTTTTTGCCAGCATATTTCAGTTTGCCATATGGACTACAGCCCTCCTGCATGAAGGGGAAACTTTGCATCCTTTTGCTAGATATGGTGGCAAAGAGCATGCCTTCATGTTTGCTAAGCTGGCTCTCTACCCTTGTGTAAGCCTTGGAGCCTTCTTTCTAACATGCTTGTTAAGTGAATTCAGCACAACAATTTTCCATCTTATGCAGATTGTAATCCCATTTACTTTTCTTGCCTTGCGCATTTTTGTTAGAATTGCTTTGACTGTCATCAAGTCAGTGACGTCTCTCTCCAGACAGAAAGTTGTATTGTTACAAGAGGAGGAGGCGTGTCTGTCTGCTGGTGAAACACTCTCCTAA
- the ATP5ME gene encoding ATP synthase subunit e, mitochondrial: MVPPVQVSPLIKFTRYSALLVGMIYGKKRYDYLKPIAEEERRVEAEEKKKREELERIAKELAEASEESILK; encoded by the exons ATGGTGCCACCGGTGCAGGTTTCTCCGCTTATCAAG TTCACCCGGTACTCGGCCCTGCTGGTGGGGATGATCTACGGCAAGAAGCGATATG ACTACCTGAAGCCTATTGCcgaggaagagagaagagtagaggctgaagaaaaaaagaaacgtGAAGAACTTGAGCGGATTGCAAAAGAGCTCGCAGAAG CAAGTGAAGAGTCCATATTGAAATGA
- the TMEM175 gene encoding endosomal/lysosomal proton channel TMEM175 isoform X1 produces MEPVLGGGVVELEPVRGRELQLESTQKSHRLLAYSDALLSIIATVMILPVAHTKIHPDQKLGESVQQLLLAKIAVYLMTFLIVTVAWAAHVRLFQVIELIDDVLALLNLACMMIITFLPYTFSLMASFPEVPFGIFLFSVCAIVIGLIQAVIVVYGFYHPHLLNQQIQVSENQNFYKHHILKIILRGPFLCFLAAIFSFFFIPLSYVLLGLVIIFPHLTRFITWCKIKIVGQKDEDEEHLSLETFTFYLSEPLSKERVEAFSDGVYAIVATLLILDICEDNVPDPKEVEEKFHGSLLKALSEYGPNYLAYFGSFVTIGLLWFVHHSLFLYIAKATRLMGLLNILSLAFIGGLPLAYQLTSEFAEKSHNEIEAIQVSCVITFFASIFQFAIWTTALLHEGETLHPFARYGGKEHAFMFAKLALYPCVSLGAFFLTCLLSEFSTTIFHLMQIVIPFTFLALRIFVRIALTVIKSVTSLSRQKVVLLQEEEACLSAGETLS; encoded by the exons ATGGAGCCGGTTCTCGGCGGTGGGGTGGTGGAACTCGAACCGGTGCGCGGCCGGGAGCTGCAGCTAGAGAGCACACAGAAGTCGCACCGGCTGCTGGCCTACAGCGATGCGCTGCTCTCCATCATCGCTACGGTGATG ATTTTGCCAGTGGCTCACACAAAAATACATCCTGATCAG AAACTGGGTGAAAGTGTTCAGCAACTTCTTCTAGCAAAAATTGCAGTCTACTTGATGACCTTCTTAATAGTCACAGTGGCATGGGCAGCACATGTAAG GTTGTTTCAGGTGATAGAGCTCATAGATGATGTCCTCGCTCTTCTAAATCTG gctTGTATGATGATCATAACTTTCTTGCCATACACA ttttcctTAATGGCTTCCTTTCCAGAGGTACCTTTTGGCATTTTCCTGTTCAGTGTCTGTGCTATTGTCATTGGCCTTATACAG GCTGTGATAGTAGTATATGGATTCTATCACCCACATTTACTGAACCAACAGATACAGGTGTCTGAAAATCAGAATTTCTATAAGCACCATATCTTAAAGATTATCCTAAGGGGAccatttttatgctttttagcagccatcttttctttcttctttattccTTTG TCTTATGTGCTTCTTGGGCTCGTAATCATTTTTCCACATCTCACTCGATTCATTACATGGTGTAAAATCAAGATTGTTG GTCAAAAGGATGAAGACGAGGAACACCTTAGCTTAGAAACCTTCACTTTTTACCTCAGTGAGCCTCTGAGTAAGGAACGGGTAGAAGCATTCAGTGATGGAGTCTATGCTATTGTAGCAACCCTGCTCATTTTGGATATATG TGAAGACAATGTCCCTGATCCCAaagaagttgaggagaagttcCATGGCAGCCTTCTTAAAGCTTTAAGTGAATATGGACCAAACTACCTTGCCTACTTTGGCTCATTTGTAACAATTGGTCTCCTGTGGTTTGTCCATCACTCACTTTTCCTTTACATAGCAAAAGCTACACGATTAATGGGACTGCTCAACATACTTTCGTTGGCTTTCATTGGTGGTCTCCCACTAGCTTACCAGCTGACCAGTGAATTTGCAGAGAAGTCTCACAATGAAATAGAAGCCATTCAGGTCAGCTGTGTTATCACTTTTTTTGCCAGCATATTTCAGTTTGCCATATGGACTACAGCCCTCCTGCATGAAGGGGAAACTTTGCATCCTTTTGCTAGATATGGTGGCAAAGAGCATGCCTTCATGTTTGCTAAGCTGGCTCTCTACCCTTGTGTAAGCCTTGGAGCCTTCTTTCTAACATGCTTGTTAAGTGAATTCAGCACAACAATTTTCCATCTTATGCAGATTGTAATCCCATTTACTTTTCTTGCCTTGCGCATTTTTGTTAGAATTGCTTTGACTGTCATCAAGTCAGTGACGTCTCTCTCCAGACAGAAAGTTGTATTGTTACAAGAGGAGGAGGCGTGTCTGTCTGCTGGTGAAACACTCTCCTAA
- the TMEM175 gene encoding endosomal/lysosomal proton channel TMEM175 isoform X3, with translation MWWRRGACLVRAQFGLAADRGLPAILPVAHTKIHPDQKLGESVQQLLLAKIAVYLMTFLIVTVAWAAHVRLFQVIELIDDVLALLNLACMMIITFLPYTFSLMASFPEVPFGIFLFSVCAIVIGLIQAVIVVYGFYHPHLLNQQIQVSENQNFYKHHILKIILRGPFLCFLAAIFSFFFIPLSYVLLGLVIIFPHLTRFITWCKIKIVGQKDEDEEHLSLETFTFYLSEPLSKERVEAFSDGVYAIVATLLILDICEDNVPDPKEVEEKFHGSLLKALSEYGPNYLAYFGSFVTIGLLWFVHHSLFLYIAKATRLMGLLNILSLAFIGGLPLAYQLTSEFAEKSHNEIEAIQVSCVITFFASIFQFAIWTTALLHEGETLHPFARYGGKEHAFMFAKLALYPCVSLGAFFLTCLLSEFSTTIFHLMQIVIPFTFLALRIFVRIALTVIKSVTSLSRQKVVLLQEEEACLSAGETLS, from the exons ATGTGGTGGCGCCGTGGGGCCTGCTTAGTTCGTGCTCAGTTCGGCCTTGCCGCAGATCGCGGGCTGCCGGCG ATTTTGCCAGTGGCTCACACAAAAATACATCCTGATCAG AAACTGGGTGAAAGTGTTCAGCAACTTCTTCTAGCAAAAATTGCAGTCTACTTGATGACCTTCTTAATAGTCACAGTGGCATGGGCAGCACATGTAAG GTTGTTTCAGGTGATAGAGCTCATAGATGATGTCCTCGCTCTTCTAAATCTG gctTGTATGATGATCATAACTTTCTTGCCATACACA ttttcctTAATGGCTTCCTTTCCAGAGGTACCTTTTGGCATTTTCCTGTTCAGTGTCTGTGCTATTGTCATTGGCCTTATACAG GCTGTGATAGTAGTATATGGATTCTATCACCCACATTTACTGAACCAACAGATACAGGTGTCTGAAAATCAGAATTTCTATAAGCACCATATCTTAAAGATTATCCTAAGGGGAccatttttatgctttttagcagccatcttttctttcttctttattccTTTG TCTTATGTGCTTCTTGGGCTCGTAATCATTTTTCCACATCTCACTCGATTCATTACATGGTGTAAAATCAAGATTGTTG GTCAAAAGGATGAAGACGAGGAACACCTTAGCTTAGAAACCTTCACTTTTTACCTCAGTGAGCCTCTGAGTAAGGAACGGGTAGAAGCATTCAGTGATGGAGTCTATGCTATTGTAGCAACCCTGCTCATTTTGGATATATG TGAAGACAATGTCCCTGATCCCAaagaagttgaggagaagttcCATGGCAGCCTTCTTAAAGCTTTAAGTGAATATGGACCAAACTACCTTGCCTACTTTGGCTCATTTGTAACAATTGGTCTCCTGTGGTTTGTCCATCACTCACTTTTCCTTTACATAGCAAAAGCTACACGATTAATGGGACTGCTCAACATACTTTCGTTGGCTTTCATTGGTGGTCTCCCACTAGCTTACCAGCTGACCAGTGAATTTGCAGAGAAGTCTCACAATGAAATAGAAGCCATTCAGGTCAGCTGTGTTATCACTTTTTTTGCCAGCATATTTCAGTTTGCCATATGGACTACAGCCCTCCTGCATGAAGGGGAAACTTTGCATCCTTTTGCTAGATATGGTGGCAAAGAGCATGCCTTCATGTTTGCTAAGCTGGCTCTCTACCCTTGTGTAAGCCTTGGAGCCTTCTTTCTAACATGCTTGTTAAGTGAATTCAGCACAACAATTTTCCATCTTATGCAGATTGTAATCCCATTTACTTTTCTTGCCTTGCGCATTTTTGTTAGAATTGCTTTGACTGTCATCAAGTCAGTGACGTCTCTCTCCAGACAGAAAGTTGTATTGTTACAAGAGGAGGAGGCGTGTCTGTCTGCTGGTGAAACACTCTCCTAA
- the TMEM175 gene encoding endosomal/lysosomal proton channel TMEM175 isoform X2 translates to MEPVLGGGVVELEPVRGRELQLESTQKSHRLLAYSDALLSIIATVMKLGESVQQLLLAKIAVYLMTFLIVTVAWAAHVRLFQVIELIDDVLALLNLACMMIITFLPYTFSLMASFPEVPFGIFLFSVCAIVIGLIQAVIVVYGFYHPHLLNQQIQVSENQNFYKHHILKIILRGPFLCFLAAIFSFFFIPLSYVLLGLVIIFPHLTRFITWCKIKIVGQKDEDEEHLSLETFTFYLSEPLSKERVEAFSDGVYAIVATLLILDICEDNVPDPKEVEEKFHGSLLKALSEYGPNYLAYFGSFVTIGLLWFVHHSLFLYIAKATRLMGLLNILSLAFIGGLPLAYQLTSEFAEKSHNEIEAIQVSCVITFFASIFQFAIWTTALLHEGETLHPFARYGGKEHAFMFAKLALYPCVSLGAFFLTCLLSEFSTTIFHLMQIVIPFTFLALRIFVRIALTVIKSVTSLSRQKVVLLQEEEACLSAGETLS, encoded by the exons ATGGAGCCGGTTCTCGGCGGTGGGGTGGTGGAACTCGAACCGGTGCGCGGCCGGGAGCTGCAGCTAGAGAGCACACAGAAGTCGCACCGGCTGCTGGCCTACAGCGATGCGCTGCTCTCCATCATCGCTACGGTGATG AAACTGGGTGAAAGTGTTCAGCAACTTCTTCTAGCAAAAATTGCAGTCTACTTGATGACCTTCTTAATAGTCACAGTGGCATGGGCAGCACATGTAAG GTTGTTTCAGGTGATAGAGCTCATAGATGATGTCCTCGCTCTTCTAAATCTG gctTGTATGATGATCATAACTTTCTTGCCATACACA ttttcctTAATGGCTTCCTTTCCAGAGGTACCTTTTGGCATTTTCCTGTTCAGTGTCTGTGCTATTGTCATTGGCCTTATACAG GCTGTGATAGTAGTATATGGATTCTATCACCCACATTTACTGAACCAACAGATACAGGTGTCTGAAAATCAGAATTTCTATAAGCACCATATCTTAAAGATTATCCTAAGGGGAccatttttatgctttttagcagccatcttttctttcttctttattccTTTG TCTTATGTGCTTCTTGGGCTCGTAATCATTTTTCCACATCTCACTCGATTCATTACATGGTGTAAAATCAAGATTGTTG GTCAAAAGGATGAAGACGAGGAACACCTTAGCTTAGAAACCTTCACTTTTTACCTCAGTGAGCCTCTGAGTAAGGAACGGGTAGAAGCATTCAGTGATGGAGTCTATGCTATTGTAGCAACCCTGCTCATTTTGGATATATG TGAAGACAATGTCCCTGATCCCAaagaagttgaggagaagttcCATGGCAGCCTTCTTAAAGCTTTAAGTGAATATGGACCAAACTACCTTGCCTACTTTGGCTCATTTGTAACAATTGGTCTCCTGTGGTTTGTCCATCACTCACTTTTCCTTTACATAGCAAAAGCTACACGATTAATGGGACTGCTCAACATACTTTCGTTGGCTTTCATTGGTGGTCTCCCACTAGCTTACCAGCTGACCAGTGAATTTGCAGAGAAGTCTCACAATGAAATAGAAGCCATTCAGGTCAGCTGTGTTATCACTTTTTTTGCCAGCATATTTCAGTTTGCCATATGGACTACAGCCCTCCTGCATGAAGGGGAAACTTTGCATCCTTTTGCTAGATATGGTGGCAAAGAGCATGCCTTCATGTTTGCTAAGCTGGCTCTCTACCCTTGTGTAAGCCTTGGAGCCTTCTTTCTAACATGCTTGTTAAGTGAATTCAGCACAACAATTTTCCATCTTATGCAGATTGTAATCCCATTTACTTTTCTTGCCTTGCGCATTTTTGTTAGAATTGCTTTGACTGTCATCAAGTCAGTGACGTCTCTCTCCAGACAGAAAGTTGTATTGTTACAAGAGGAGGAGGCGTGTCTGTCTGCTGGTGAAACACTCTCCTAA
- the TMEM175 gene encoding endosomal/lysosomal proton channel TMEM175 isoform X5, with product MMIITFLPYTFSLMASFPEVPFGIFLFSVCAIVIGLIQAVIVVYGFYHPHLLNQQIQVSENQNFYKHHILKIILRGPFLCFLAAIFSFFFIPLSYVLLGLVIIFPHLTRFITWCKIKIVGQKDEDEEHLSLETFTFYLSEPLSKERVEAFSDGVYAIVATLLILDICEDNVPDPKEVEEKFHGSLLKALSEYGPNYLAYFGSFVTIGLLWFVHHSLFLYIAKATRLMGLLNILSLAFIGGLPLAYQLTSEFAEKSHNEIEAIQVSCVITFFASIFQFAIWTTALLHEGETLHPFARYGGKEHAFMFAKLALYPCVSLGAFFLTCLLSEFSTTIFHLMQIVIPFTFLALRIFVRIALTVIKSVTSLSRQKVVLLQEEEACLSAGETLS from the exons ATGATGATCATAACTTTCTTGCCATACACA ttttcctTAATGGCTTCCTTTCCAGAGGTACCTTTTGGCATTTTCCTGTTCAGTGTCTGTGCTATTGTCATTGGCCTTATACAG GCTGTGATAGTAGTATATGGATTCTATCACCCACATTTACTGAACCAACAGATACAGGTGTCTGAAAATCAGAATTTCTATAAGCACCATATCTTAAAGATTATCCTAAGGGGAccatttttatgctttttagcagccatcttttctttcttctttattccTTTG TCTTATGTGCTTCTTGGGCTCGTAATCATTTTTCCACATCTCACTCGATTCATTACATGGTGTAAAATCAAGATTGTTG GTCAAAAGGATGAAGACGAGGAACACCTTAGCTTAGAAACCTTCACTTTTTACCTCAGTGAGCCTCTGAGTAAGGAACGGGTAGAAGCATTCAGTGATGGAGTCTATGCTATTGTAGCAACCCTGCTCATTTTGGATATATG TGAAGACAATGTCCCTGATCCCAaagaagttgaggagaagttcCATGGCAGCCTTCTTAAAGCTTTAAGTGAATATGGACCAAACTACCTTGCCTACTTTGGCTCATTTGTAACAATTGGTCTCCTGTGGTTTGTCCATCACTCACTTTTCCTTTACATAGCAAAAGCTACACGATTAATGGGACTGCTCAACATACTTTCGTTGGCTTTCATTGGTGGTCTCCCACTAGCTTACCAGCTGACCAGTGAATTTGCAGAGAAGTCTCACAATGAAATAGAAGCCATTCAGGTCAGCTGTGTTATCACTTTTTTTGCCAGCATATTTCAGTTTGCCATATGGACTACAGCCCTCCTGCATGAAGGGGAAACTTTGCATCCTTTTGCTAGATATGGTGGCAAAGAGCATGCCTTCATGTTTGCTAAGCTGGCTCTCTACCCTTGTGTAAGCCTTGGAGCCTTCTTTCTAACATGCTTGTTAAGTGAATTCAGCACAACAATTTTCCATCTTATGCAGATTGTAATCCCATTTACTTTTCTTGCCTTGCGCATTTTTGTTAGAATTGCTTTGACTGTCATCAAGTCAGTGACGTCTCTCTCCAGACAGAAAGTTGTATTGTTACAAGAGGAGGAGGCGTGTCTGTCTGCTGGTGAAACACTCTCCTAA